A part of Larkinella insperata genomic DNA contains:
- a CDS encoding serine O-acetyltransferase: MHKSIRNDLYRYTGKEDLKTLISTFWKSPGFRFTFFFRLSQLTTKRSIYRIILKIFYRRYFFRYGIQLPLSVKVGGGLMLPHFGGIVVNSKAKIGNNCNILQGVTIGNAKRGKLKGAPTIGNCVYIGPNALIIGNITIGDNVLIAGNSYVNFDVPSNSIVIGNPGNIISNENATKGYIENIVISAFVPR; encoded by the coding sequence ATGCATAAAAGTATTAGGAATGATTTATATCGGTATACTGGTAAGGAAGATCTAAAAACTTTAATTTCTACTTTTTGGAAATCACCGGGCTTTAGATTTACATTTTTCTTCCGATTAAGCCAATTGACCACAAAGAGGTCTATATATAGGATAATATTAAAAATTTTTTATAGAAGATATTTTTTTAGATATGGAATTCAGCTTCCTCTCTCGGTAAAAGTAGGAGGGGGTTTGATGTTACCACATTTCGGTGGCATTGTAGTAAATTCAAAAGCAAAAATTGGTAATAACTGTAATATACTACAAGGAGTCACCATTGGTAATGCAAAAAGAGGAAAGTTAAAAGGTGCTCCAACAATCGGCAATTGTGTATACATAGGCCCAAACGCACTTATTATTGGTAATATTACAATAGGTGATAACGTACTAATTGCAGGAAATTCTTATGTAAATTTTGATGTTCCCTCCAATAGTATTGTTATAGGAAATCCAGGCAATATTATTAGCAATGAAAATGCAACTAAAGGTTATATTGAAAATATAGTTATTTCTGCATTTGTTCCTCGGTAG
- a CDS encoding glycosyltransferase family 4 protein, with protein sequence MSLEGTKDPTFLKSENIIIIPNGVKGGVFQSKKKKEKFNVLFVGLCKESKGIITYINVLRRSREVNSNIIGTVIGDIHSEKERSYINSAVEAGIINYEGVKSGPEKVSAFKDSDLLLFPTFYESENFPTVIIEAFSYGLPVISTNWRGVKDQVINGHTGFLHDIHDIDGMVKSLLQISSDFNLYESMSSNARAEYQAKYTIEQFDNNFLAFFNSLK encoded by the coding sequence ATGAGTTTAGAAGGAACGAAAGATCCCACCTTCTTGAAATCTGAAAATATCATAATCATACCTAATGGAGTAAAAGGTGGTGTCTTTCAATCAAAAAAGAAGAAGGAAAAATTCAATGTTTTGTTTGTTGGCTTATGCAAAGAGAGTAAGGGGATAATTACTTATATTAATGTACTAAGGAGATCGCGTGAAGTAAACTCAAATATTATTGGAACTGTAATTGGTGATATCCACTCTGAAAAAGAAAGAAGCTATATTAACTCAGCGGTTGAGGCAGGAATAATTAATTATGAGGGAGTGAAGTCGGGTCCTGAAAAAGTATCCGCATTTAAAGATTCAGATTTACTTTTATTTCCGACATTTTATGAATCGGAAAATTTTCCGACTGTTATCATTGAGGCATTTTCTTATGGTCTTCCAGTCATCTCAACGAACTGGAGGGGGGTAAAAGATCAAGTTATTAACGGTCATACTGGATTTCTACATGATATTCATGACATAGATGGGATGGTTAAATCTTTACTTCAGATTTCTTCAGATTTCAATTTGTATGAAAGTATGTCAAGTAATGCTAGGGCCGAATACCAAGCTAAATACACGATAGAACAATTTGACAATAACTTTTTAGCCTTTTTCAATTCGTTAAAATAG
- a CDS encoding glycosyltransferase yields the protein MNIGIFLQDLKSGGAEKIMVEYANYLARHTTDNVFLILVRRVGPYQALIDKNVKVIYLDKSKTLYSGFSLARQLILNDIDYLYTTLVNINVLSLIVGKITGTKIIIREANTINEQKRKEKRFFIKIANSLSRYLYNWCYKCIAISKSVKLDLVKHTNCDETKVHVIYNPIIIKDILNSEYKLDSTSFHIGFVSRLTYQKNIKTICNIVEVYLKKKRNITFHFFGEGDTSDLEKLIEKYDAKSKIVLHGFVLSYYSYIKYMNLFIHIPFWEGLGNSVLEVYNSGIPMILSDINSGFSELILKDSNNVHYVDPIDTTSIIKIIESYLDNQIYISKDRKPLKITRDEIYTLYRSLAI from the coding sequence ATGAATATTGGCATATTCTTGCAGGACTTAAAAAGTGGAGGTGCAGAAAAAATAATGGTTGAATACGCAAACTACTTAGCTAGACATACAACTGACAATGTATTCTTGATACTTGTAAGACGCGTAGGCCCATACCAAGCTTTAATTGACAAGAATGTCAAAGTTATATACTTAGATAAAAGCAAAACGCTATACTCTGGTTTTTCATTAGCTAGACAGTTAATATTAAATGATATTGACTACTTATATACCACTCTTGTTAATATAAATGTTTTATCTTTAATAGTAGGAAAAATAACCGGCACAAAAATCATAATTAGAGAAGCGAACACTATAAACGAACAAAAGCGAAAAGAAAAAAGATTTTTCATAAAAATAGCTAACTCTTTATCTAGATACTTGTACAATTGGTGTTACAAATGCATTGCAATTTCAAAATCAGTAAAACTAGATCTTGTTAAGCATACCAATTGCGACGAAACGAAAGTCCATGTAATATACAATCCAATCATCATTAAGGATATTTTAAATTCAGAGTACAAACTAGATTCTACATCTTTCCATATTGGATTTGTATCAAGGTTAACTTACCAAAAGAATATAAAAACGATCTGTAACATTGTCGAAGTGTATTTAAAGAAAAAAAGAAATATCACCTTTCACTTTTTCGGAGAAGGCGATACATCTGACTTGGAAAAACTGATTGAAAAGTATGACGCAAAAAGTAAAATAGTATTGCATGGCTTCGTCTTATCCTACTATTCATACATCAAATATATGAATTTATTCATACACATTCCATTCTGGGAGGGTTTAGGAAACAGTGTATTAGAAGTTTATAATTCTGGTATTCCGATGATATTGAGCGACATCAATTCTGGTTTTTCAGAATTAATATTGAAAGACAGTAATAACGTTCACTATGTAGATCCCATTGATACTACTTCAATTATTAAAATAATTGAATCTTATTTAGATAATCAGATCTATATATCGAAAGATCGGAAGCCTTTAAAAATAACCAGAGATGAAATATACACCTTATACAGAAGTCTTGCAATATAG
- a CDS encoding O-antigen ligase family protein has product MKYTPYTEVLQYRGPNPFRTILNDILIISYLLLITNAFFAPVLFNYEQDEVENSFFFKILKYIILLIFITINKKPSLSISNLSLGNRLFFLISIFYCFSFIWSEAKLETLTSAIQFVFFVYFCYNISKNKNVDLIKILKYYVIFVLLASYLFYFFVPSLGRMTGFHHGLARGVFLHKNVLGTILTTILPVFLCNLKSVKNCIFVVITLSLIYLSGSSASLITSTVIFSLSLFIKKIGTKKLTILLIMLFTFSILLYNNYYDIFFKMLGKSEDLTGRVKLWENLSDAIYQKPFFGWGYWGFWKSSAKMNVFSDMDWVTGKAHNAFLDILLSGGLTLLVLSLVLLIYIFMNILKTDDKNIRAFGILTFISTFILCLTEISLLQHNSINLLILCWLMNYNNQIYKIQPGNTLNLENTINAI; this is encoded by the coding sequence ATGAAATATACACCTTATACAGAAGTCTTGCAATATAGAGGACCTAATCCGTTTCGGACAATACTAAATGATATTCTTATTATTAGCTATCTGCTGCTGATAACCAATGCCTTCTTTGCCCCAGTTTTATTCAATTACGAACAAGATGAAGTAGAAAACTCCTTCTTCTTTAAAATATTAAAGTACATAATTTTACTAATATTCATCACAATAAATAAAAAACCCTCATTATCGATTAGTAATCTTTCACTAGGCAATAGGCTTTTCTTCTTAATCTCTATATTTTACTGCTTCTCATTTATTTGGTCAGAAGCAAAGCTTGAAACGCTTACTAGTGCAATACAATTTGTCTTTTTTGTATATTTTTGTTACAATATTTCTAAAAATAAGAATGTAGATTTAATAAAAATATTAAAGTATTATGTAATATTCGTACTATTAGCTTCATACTTATTCTATTTTTTTGTACCTAGTCTAGGCAGAATGACAGGCTTCCATCATGGGTTGGCTAGAGGAGTGTTTTTACATAAAAATGTCTTAGGAACCATCCTGACGACTATACTTCCTGTCTTTTTATGTAATTTAAAAAGCGTAAAAAATTGTATCTTTGTTGTGATAACACTTTCTCTAATTTATTTATCTGGCTCTTCTGCATCATTAATAACGAGTACAGTTATATTTTCGCTCAGTTTATTCATAAAAAAGATAGGTACTAAGAAATTGACAATACTTCTTATTATGCTTTTTACTTTTTCCATATTGCTATACAATAATTACTATGATATTTTCTTCAAAATGCTTGGTAAATCAGAAGATTTAACTGGCCGAGTAAAGCTTTGGGAGAATCTATCTGACGCCATTTACCAGAAACCTTTTTTTGGCTGGGGATATTGGGGATTTTGGAAGAGCTCTGCAAAGATGAACGTCTTTTCTGATATGGATTGGGTAACAGGCAAAGCTCACAATGCTTTTTTAGATATATTACTTTCAGGTGGCTTGACCCTATTGGTTTTAAGTTTAGTGTTATTGATATATATATTTATGAATATATTAAAAACTGATGACAAGAATATAAGAGCTTTTGGTATACTAACTTTTATATCTACATTTATACTATGCTTGACAGAAATAAGCTTGCTCCAACATAATTCAATAAACTTGCTCATTTTATGCTGGTTGATGAACTATAATAATCAAATTTATAAAATTCAGCCAGGGAACACTTTAAATCTTGAGAATACAATTAACGCTATATGA